The following is a genomic window from Elaeis guineensis isolate ETL-2024a chromosome 10, EG11, whole genome shotgun sequence.
GTTGAAGGCAGGGTTTGGCAATAATAGAATATATTTGTTTTTTAAGCACAAAACATGAGCTATCCCTGAGAGAAATCTCTACGTCCACTTCCTAAAAGAACCACCTAGTATGAAAAAGCTATCAGTCCTTTTCCTGCCAAATGAGACCAATCAAACTGTTGTTTCACAAGTTGCTGGCACTTGAGAGTTTCTATTTGCAAAACAAGTGCCAATAATAAGAAGTAAGGTAAAGGGCTAGGAGTTTTGTGCAGAAGTAAGAACTTGGAAAAGAATCTCAACTAAAATCATGCATAAAGAATTGGAATTAGCTTTCACTGAAAAGGTCCTTAGCAGCTGATAGGAATAAATGCCAAACCAAAAAAGCCAAAATAGATGGGATGAGACTTGTTGACTATGTTTATGAAGTTCTAGTGCAAATTCTTCATATGTAGATTCTATATACTTCTAACTTAGTAGATTGTGTAAATTCCAAACAGCTGGGAAAACCAACAGCAACTAGCTTTATCCTATCCTGTATATCAAAAGGTATCAAAATTCTTAAAGAGAACCATCAAATCTGAATTAATATATGGCTGACTAGGAAGTCCCAAGGAATACGGATCTCCTGCAAGACTTCAATGACTGAAATCTGTCATCGAGCAAATATTCCCTGAAGTTGAGATAGGTTGATTTAGAAAGAGAGCTGCAGTTAAACAAAGGTTGAGACAGAGATATAAAGGACATTACTCGTGAAATCAAAATTCTAGCCAGATTTTTGTGTTTTATATAAGAGTTACATGCAAATTTAAAAAGAGTACCTTAAATGTCAGGACAGGAAAAGTTGGGGTACTCATTTAAATGATTGTCTCACAAGCAACCATTACCAGAGCATAATTCAGAAGTAAATTTATCagcttgagttttttttttatttatttttctgatAGGATATGCTAGTTGTTACAGACCACAGACTGTAGAGCAAGTAAAAGCACTAAAACATGAGGAAGCACTCTCAACCATAAGACTTTGATATATATAATCTCAATGAGACGGTCATCAGTTGCTTCTCCCGTGGTCTAACCAATACCTATTCATCTATTCCTCCTCTGGCAGCCAGTGATCACCAAAGTTGACCACTAGTTGAGTCATGGCACAGTTGATacttttgtcatttttttttctgCATTGTTAGAAACTTCCTATTTTGGAATGGCAGAACCCATCTCATTCCAATTTCACATGAATAACTGCAGAAGAAGCACAAAAAGAAACCAAATGGGTTCTGTTTAGTTCGTAATGAAACCAAAATCAGGTTAAACGCTTACAATCTCTATGTTTTATGTAAATTGTGTCTAAATTAAATATTGCTGCACTATTAGCCATTTTACGCTTGTATTTCATGCACAGGTATGAAGGTATTTTAAATTACTGGCTTCGTCAAAATACAATATTCTACAAAATATGGAATATTATCACATCACTGCATTTAGTTTGTtacataaatttttgatttaaaaaaaatcctaatccaaACATTTCAGAGTTTAGTAGctcaaaattattcatcatatttTCAACACTTGCATGGTTGGCAACAGCTCCTTGGCAGATAACTGGAATCAAACTAGACAAGCTcaatagattcaatcaacttggTCCAAAATAACCATTTGTGTTATATAGATACCCCACCCCTTcccccaacacacacacacacacacacacacacacacacacaagaaagaaagaaagaaagaaatcaatATTTCACATAACCATATTGCTTTTAGTGCCAAAGTTAATTTCCAACTACCTGATTACCCTTGCATGGTCGGCACAGCTTGCTAGAAGATCCATAAGGCTGAACTAAGTAAATTTGTGATGCTTAATTTCCAACCACTATTGGGTTGGAAATCAGAAATATTAAGTGATTGGTTTTAGCAGTAAGAACAAAGAAAAGGGCAAACCGGCAAAGCCTAAATAATATAACTTACGCAGATCCTTGAAGTACTCAGCATATTTAAATCTTATTACTAAATACATCATAAATTTCATACTAAGATTAGTGAATCATGAATTAGACATTTATATCAAACACATACAACAATGACTATATTTATAAATGGGAGCAGTGCATACGCTCAGCAAAATCATGTCTACTATGCTAGATGTATATGAAAACTCCTCAACATTGAAAATGTGGAAAGGAAATTAGATACCTTGTCTATATTATCTAACATAATACTTTTAACTTCTGATACTTGGGCCTTCACTTTTAAAAGCTTCTCTATCTCATCTGCATGATCAATGATATACTGCATGTGCTCCTTTATAACGGGGCTGCAATATAAAGCCCAAGCTTATTATTGAAAATGAATGAAGAAAAACGGGTAAAAGTgcattctcaaaattctaaaaaaaaggaaaaacaacaAACATACCCAAATTCTTTGTTGAGACTTTTGGCAGTTGCTGTATCAGCCTTACCACCTCCATATCTCTTTTTAAAGTCTACCTTCAGTCTCTCCAAAAAGGCTATGGAGACATGTTTTGCAACAGATTCTTTTGAAACAACACAATATGCTGCAAAAATCAGATAACAGTGATACCTCCTTATCAAGAGTACTTTTGCACCTTTTGTTGTTTATCAGGTCATTATCCATTCTTTGAAGGATGCAGAAAAGTTTCTGTCACTGAGATTTAAAATTAATAGATAAATCTGAACTAAATGCATGAGCAACAGTAGTGACCCTTCTTTACTTTCAAGGAGAAGCCAAATCTCGATGGACAATGAAAAAGGTGGTTTTAATAACATGTTAGAACTGATTTTACAAATAATCCTTTTATAAAGTTAATCAGCATCCTTCTTGGTTTTCTGACATGAAACCCTAAAATAACATCCAGAAACCTTGACAGAATTACAATTGGCATCtctatcaaaatcaacatctcaaattTGCAAAACCCATCTATCATGTTAAGGAGGGCAAGCCACAGCACAAAGAtaaggttgctccattgtgaCCTAGATGTCGTGGATTTGAAACTCGGAAACAGTCTCTCCATATTTGGGGTCAAAGTTGCATATATTTGACCCTCCTCAAACCCCGCAATGGCAAAAGTCTCATGCACTAGGCCTCCCTTGTTTATTTATGGCATCCAGCGACTTAAGCAGTTAGTAGTAAGCCACTTAGAAACATAAATATACACCACATAATTCCTCCTAGAATTTGCATGCAGATATTTACAAGGTTTGTTTTGCAAATGGTATCAAAATTGTGTTACCTAGACCCTTGCATCCATCTCCTGGCATCCATGTCAGATATGTACCCAAATTGCATATGCATTAGCCACTAGaatgttaaatattttttaattgtaGCTTTTAAAAAATGTTAGAGAATTGGACTCATCCAACAATGAGTTCAATTGCTACGATAATGTTGAAGGGAGCTTTTGCTCTTGTCAAAGATTGGTCAAAAATGttgatattaaaatatatttttgtaaaaCCTTTAAGCTAATTGGAAAGTTTGAACTTTGGATGAAAAATGCATATTAGAAAACCTTGAGAAATAATTCTTCTTATATTTTCTTTCACGTACAACCATAACCATGCAACATTATCCCAAGTATTTGGCGTCAGCTTCGTGAATCCTCATTTGCCAAACATTCCTATTTACAGCTTCCATTACCTTTTCATCATCCCAATCCATGTAACCTGAAGTCTTCCCCCTCCCATCTACGGAGCTATAAAAGGTTGAATAGAAATTCACTTTTTTTCTATGAAAAGAAAAGAACGAAAAGGTAACAAAAATGATAAAAGGGAGAAACAAAGTTCACATTTTTTTGCTCAAAATGCGATTCACCACTTCACGTGTTCTTTGGTGTAATTGAAAAGATCAAACATAAACTCAACAAAAAAACGAGAAAAGAGATGAAAAAAAGTTCACAATTTCGCAATCTGATTCGCCATCCAGTCTTCTTCCGAATCCTTAACAAGTAAATTACGAGATCGAATGGAAAACCACGAGAAATCAAAGAATGATCCCCAAAACGACAACAATGTCCACTTTTTGAGATAAGGATATATATGTTGGGATTATACCGTAGCCATCGTGGACGAGGAAGTTGAAGGTGTGGTGGTCGCAGGCGTAGGTGAACTTGTTGTTGGAGGAGGGCAGCTTCTGGAGGCACTGCGTGGCGATCGCCGGAAAGTTGCCAGTGTACTCCGTGTACTCCGCCAGCACCATTGTCCCCCTCGCCACGAAGCTATATATAAACCATCCCTTCTCCTCCCCTTCccccatctcctcctcctcctcgaatCGGATCTCCAAGCAATGGAGGCAGAAGAAGAAGTAGAGAGCGAGAAGAACAATAGGATATCTAAATTCCAATCCCTAGTGTTTGGATTTGGAACATCAGATCAGGGAATTAGGGTTCTTTCTCGATTACAAATcgcttttccctttttctttctccttttcttgctCGCTTTTTGCGACGCGGAAGCAAAGGTCGCGGATTTAGGCGACCTTGGTCTCACTCCAGCGGAGCTTCCACTCTACTTAATGCTCCCCATGTTTTCTTTTCTGTACGAAATACAACATGGTACACGTGTTATGTTGAATCTATGATTGCCACGTGGATGAACAGCACCTATTGCAATGTGGTTTGCATCGTGGTATGTTTTCATTGGATTAAATTCTGTTCAGTGTTTTGCTCGGGCAGCTAGCACTGCGGTAAACGCGTGGGCGAGTGGAAATAGCGGTTCGTTTTAGTTTCTTAATTTTTCCCTGGTTAACGACGTGGCGGTCGCCAGAGAGAGAAAGGAATAAATCGGCACCGGGTTTCCGGTCTGGAAACTGGCACAGTTAGTAGCATTTCGGACCGAAACAGGGAGCGACCACCCCCTGTGTTTAAAATAACAGCAAATAGGACCTCCAAATGATTGTTTCTCCTAGCTAGgggacactttttctttcttggtGTGCACTTAGCTAGGGCACACTTTGATACTCGTCCTTGTCGAATATCTTTGCTTGTGCAATGTATGTGAGATGAAACATGAGCAAGTAGTAATCCCGATTAAAAATTTTCTATTAGTGTTACAAGATCATGAGCATGTCTATCAATCAAAATGCATCTAAATAAATTTTGTAGTTGGATTTTGCTGCGgtgctctaaaattttttttaatttttttattgttaatttttttaactatctaatttaggatggatggtattaatttatccatccacaaTCAGTTTTAACCAGTCATGTACATAACTGATGcggtaaataatttaaattataaaaataatttgaaaataaaaaattgacttGAATTGCAAATAATTAGAagtttagaaatattttaaaaattacttattttgaaAGTTGcttctctttccttctttcttttcccttCCTGATTTTTCTCTTTCGCCTCCGACCGTTGCGGCCGCCACTTTCCTCACCACTTCGACTGCCACCGATCAAGCCCCACCACCTCAATGACCTCCTTCTCAATATCCAACCGGCAATCAAGCCCCACCCACCTTCGTTCCTTCATTTTCTCCTCCGACTATTGCTGCTACTTCTTCTCCGTTGCTTCCTTCTCGATCTCCAGTCGATGATTAAGTTCTGTTGTGGTCATGGATCAAGGGGTCGAATGGCTCAGATGGTTGGCTCATGTCTTCGCCTCTGCTTCCTTCTTGATCTCCAGTCGACGATTAAGTTCTGTTGTGGTCATGGATCAAGGGGTCGAATGGCTCAGATGGTTGGCCATGTCTTCACCTCCatatacgtgaggtattgtccattttgactcatgaccatctttaaGCTTCAATGGGCCTTTAGGCTTCAATGGGCCTTGATCCATTagagcctcacggttttgtcctttaaaaggtgcTTCACGTTGGAAGAGAAAGTTTCAATCCATATAAGTCATATTTCCTTATGATTCATAATCGATGTGGGAATAAAGAAGCCCTTTCTACACCATAATACAGCCCCCCAATCAAGAGAGAGTATGTGTGGATAGGAGGTATTTTCACTTTCGCCTCCACATACGTAAGGTATTATCCgctttgactcatgaccatctttaggcttcagtggCTCTTAGGCTTCAATGGGctttgatcatttagagcctcacgattttgccctttaaaagacGCCTCATGTTGGAAGAGAAGgtttcaatccatataagccatattccctcttgactcataaccgatgtgggaTTAAAGAAGTCCTCTCTATACTACAACACAGCTCCCTAGTCAAGAAGGAGTATGTATGAATAGGAGGTATTCCCATCACAACAAGCCCCATCGTACATTCCACTTCTCCTTTGTCAATCGGTACAATCAAACCCCCTACgaccctcttcttttctccttcacCTCCAACTGCCACCACCACCTCTCCCCTCACTACCTCGATCACCTTTGATCAAGCCCCACCCCTCTCCTACTATCTTAACCGCATTGCTACAACCGCCTCTCTCCTCCATCTTTTCCGCCTCCCGCTCCAAATTCAACTGTCCTATctttcaatttcgattccgatgGCCTAAAGCTCAATGAGCGACCCAAGTAGAGGAGATGTgaatggaggaggaggagagggttGGCAATGGGCAACGACAAGGAAGGtgagtgaaggaagaaggggtcAGTATACGGCGGTGAGCCCAAGTGATGAAGAGATTGGTGGAGAAAGAGGGCAACATGCAGCGGCGGATAGGTAGGCGAAAAAAGAGGTGGAGGGGGACAGTATATGGCAGCAGAAAGGCGAGCGGCAGAGAGAtaggtggaggaggaggaaggggggCAATATGCGACAGCAGAGAGGCAGGCAACAGAAGAAGTtacaaagaaaaagaaggattaaaaaataataaaatatcatttttaaaaaataataaaatattattaaaaaataaaatattattttttaaaaataataaaatataaaaaatgatggtaggataatattttaaatattttttataataaaatattataaaagagtattatagaaaatatctttGTCGTTTCATAATTAGTGGCGTGAAAGTACTCATGCATTTAACAATTCATAGATTGTACGTAGTTATGGATCATTTCTATTATAAATCATAGAATTTGTATTAAATTTGATAATCGGTGGGTAAAAAAGTAATACACTTTATCAAGGACTATTACAtggcactctatctatttagAATATCAGtgaataacatatatatatatatatatatatatatatataaattaacaaTAATATTGAATGAATATTAAaagtatttttatttaaatttagatttaccaATACTAAGATCTTAAGATGAGTAGTTTAGATATAAACTTGAACAAGTAGTTTATAAATAATTCAACACTTCTTTAATGATAGTTAAACTAACaagctatatttttttattttagtcagCAAAGA
Proteins encoded in this region:
- the LOC105052494 gene encoding vesicle-associated membrane protein 724, with product MGEGEEKGWFIYSFVARGTMVLAEYTEYTGNFPAIATQCLQKLPSSNNKFTYACDHHTFNFLVHDGYAYCVVSKESVAKHVSIAFLERLKVDFKKRYGGGKADTATAKSLNKEFGPVIKEHMQYIIDHADEIEKLLKVKAQVSEVKSIMLDNIDKVMDRGEKLKDLADKTTDLHSQAQDFRKQGTKVRRKMWFQNMKIKLVVLAILLLLVLIVWVSVCQGFDCTKHHD